A genomic window from Panthera tigris isolate Pti1 chromosome B4, P.tigris_Pti1_mat1.1, whole genome shotgun sequence includes:
- the LOC102966256 gene encoding olfactory receptor 6C1-like has product MRNHTEITEFILLGLSDDPQLQVVIFVSLLVTYMLSITGNLTIITLTLLDSHLQTPMYFFLRNFSVLEVSFTTVSIPKFLGTMITGDKTISFNDCMTQFFFFILLGVTEFCLLAAMSYDRYIAICKPLHYMTIMNHRVCILLVFASWLMSFLIIFPLLMLFLQLDYCRSNVIDHFTCDYFPLLHLSCSDTKFLEIVGFSCAVLTLLFTLALIILSYIYIIRTILRIPSASQRTKAFSTCSSHMIVISISYGSCIFMYINPSAKDRVSLSKGVAVLNTSVAPMLNPFIYSLRNQQVRRAFMDRARKIVFFSRK; this is encoded by the coding sequence atGAGAAACCACACAGAAATAACAGAGTTTATCCTCCTGGGATTGTCAGATGACCCACAGCTTCAGGTGGTGATCTTTGTCTCTCTGCTCGTCACCTACATGCTCAGCATCACTGGCAACCTGACCATTATCACCCTTACCCTGCTGGATTCCCACCTCCAGAcccccatgtatttcttcctcagaAACTTCTCCGTATTAGAGGTTTCATTCACAACTGTCAGCATACCCAAGTTCCTGGGCACTATGATTACAGGAGATAAAACCATTTCCTTTAATGATTGTatgactcagtttttttttttcattctcttgggaGTCACTGAATTTTGCCTTCTGGCCGCCATGTCCTATGACCGTTACATTGCCATCTGCAAACCTCTCCATTACATGACCATCATGAATCACAGAGTCTGCATACTCCTTGTCTTTGCTTCATGGCTAATGTCATTCTTAATCATATTCCCATTACTTATGCTGTTCTTGCAGCTTGATTACTGTAGGTCCAATGTTATAGACCATTTTACCTGTGATTATTTCCCCTTACTACACCTTTCTTGTTCAGACACAAAATTCCTAGAGATAGTGGGTTTTTCCTGTGCTGTGCTTACTCTACTGTTCACTTTGGCATTAATAATTCTGTCCTACATATATATCATCAGAACGATTTTGAGGATTCCTTCTGCTAGTCAGAGGACAAAGGCCTTTTCCACCTGTTCTTCCCACATGATCGTCATCTCCATCTCCTATGGCAGCtgcattttcatgtatattaatCCATCAGCAAAAGACAGAGTGTCTCTGAGCAAGGGAGTTGCTGTGCTAAACACCTCAGTGGcccccatgctgaacccctttATTTATAGCCTAAGGAATCAGCAAGTCAGGCGAGCCTTCATGGACAGGGCAAGAAAGATTGTATTCttctcaagaaaatga
- the LOC122240104 gene encoding olfactory receptor 6C3-like translates to MKNHTVPKEFILLGLSDDPELQTVIFLFLIITYILSVTGNLTIITLTLVDSHLQTPMYFFLRNFSVLEISFTTVCIPRFLGTIITGDKSISYNNCTAQLFFFIFMGITEFYLLTAMSYDRYVAICKPLHYATIMNKRVCILLVFCAWLAGFLNIFPPVILFLQLDYCGSNVIDHFACDYFPLLQLSCSDTWLLEVIGFYSAIVILLFTLALIILSYMFIIRTILKLPSASQRKKAFSTCSSHMIVISISYGSCIFMYANPSAKQKASLTKGVAILNTSVAPMMNPFVYTLRNQQVKQAFKDTVQKVMFFSSN, encoded by the coding sequence ATGAAAAACCACACAGTACCCAAAGAATTCATTCTTCTAGGGCTATCTGATGACCCCGAGCTCCAgactgtgatttttctctttttaattatcaCATATATATTAAGTGTCACTGGAAATTTGACCATCATCACTCTCACCTTGGTGGATTCCCATCTACAGACCCCTATGTATTTCTTCCTCAGGAACTTCTCTGTATTAGAAATATCCTTTACAACTGTCTGTATTCCTAGATTTCTGGGCACAATTATCACCGGAGACAAATCTATTTCATACAATAATTGTACAGCTCagttgtttttcttcatcttcatggGTATAACTGAGTTTTATCTTCTAACTGCCATGTCCTATGATCGCTATGTAGCCATCTGTAAACCCCTACATTATGCAACCATCATGAACAAGAGAGTCTGCATTTTACTTGTCTTTTGTGCTTGGCTGGCAGGATTCTTAAATATCTTCCCACCAgttattctttttctccagttAGATTACTGTGGCTCCAATGTCATCGATCACTTTGCTTGTGACTATTTTCCCCTCTTGCAGTTATCTTGCTCAGACACATGGCTCCTAGAAGTCATTGGCTTTTACTCTGCAATAGTCATACTGCTTTTCACTTTGGCATTGATAATTCTATCCTACATGTTCATCATTAGAACAATTCTGAAACTGCCTTCCGCCAGTCAgagaaaaaaggcattttctaCGTGTTCCTCTCACATGATTGTCATTTCCATCTCTTATGGAAGCTGCATATTCATGTATGCCAACCCTTCCGCAAAACAGAAGGCATCATTGACCAAAGGAGTAGCTATTCTGAATACCTCTGTGGCTCCCATGATGAATCCATTTGTATATACCCTGAGGAACCAGCAAGTAAAGCAAGCCTTTAAGGATACTGTCCAAAAGGTTATGTTTTTCTCCAGTAATTGA